The following coding sequences lie in one Fusarium poae strain DAOMC 252244 chromosome 1, whole genome shotgun sequence genomic window:
- a CDS encoding hypothetical protein (TransMembrane:1 (i210-227o)~BUSCO:50198at5125), which produces MSAPSGSVSWTSLMQQARNLEKQTENLFHTYSRFAAAPNIPPKPTEKERETETKLEELLEKREDVISKLVRLLDSEAALTSSAIKQKNLNTFQRKLADHKKNLIQLCSNLQEARNRANLLSNVQSDIDQYRQNNPEAAEADYMLQERNRIDNSNSMADNVLSQAYAVNDSFNLQRETLASINRRITHAASQVPGINTLIGRISAKKRRDGIIMGSFVAFCFIVFFLFS; this is translated from the exons ATGTCTGCACCTTCGGGATCTGTAAGCTGGACTAGTCTAATGCAACAAGCTCGAAATCTAGAAAAACAG ACGGAGAACTTGTTCCATACGTATTCGCGATTCGCAGCAGCTCCTAATATCCCACCCAAGCCCACAGAAAAAGAACGCGAGACAGAGACGAAGTTGGAGGAGTTATTAGAAAAG CGTGAGGATGTCATTAGCAAACTCGTCCGACTGCTTGATTCTGAAGCCGCTCTTACCTCCTCCGCCATAAAACAGAAAAATCTCAACACTTTCCAAAGGAAGCTCGCTGATCACAAGAAGAATTTAATCCAACTATGCTCAAATCTACAAGAGGCTCGTAATCGTGCGAACCTTTTGTCCAACGTCCAGTCGGATATCGACCAATACCGTCAGAACAACCCCGAAGCTGCCGAGGCCGATTACATGTTGCAGGAGCGGAATCGCATCGATAACAGTAACAGCATGGCCGACAACGTGCTTAGCCAGGCGTATGCTGTCAATGACAGCTTCAACCTGCAGCGCGAAACATTGGCAAGCATCAACAGGAGGATCACACACGCAGCAAGCCAAGTGCCCGGGATTAACACGCTGATTGGAAGGATATCGGCTAAGAAGAGGAGGGATGGCATTATCATGGGCAGCTTCGTTGCGTTTtgcttcatcgtctttttcctcttttcgTGA
- the RPL35 gene encoding 60S ribosomal protein L35 (BUSCO:56583at5125): MSSGKVKAGELWNKSKDDLTKQLGELKTELGQLRIQKVASSGSKLNRIHDIRKSIARVLTVINAKQRAQLRLFYKNKKYAPLDLRAKQTRAIRRRLSPDEKSRVLEKTKKRTVHFPQRKFAIKA, encoded by the exons ATG TCGTCGGGCAAGGTTAAGGCTGGAGAGCTCTGGAACAAGTCCAAGGATGATTTGACAAAGCAGCTCGGTGAGCTCAAGACCGAGCTTGGTCAGCTTCGCATTCAGAAGGTCGCTTCTTCCGGCTCCAAGCTGAACAGAAT CCACGATATCCGCAAGTCGATCGCTCGTGTCCTGACCGTCATCAACGCCAAGCAAAGGGCTCAGCTCCGTCTGttctacaagaacaagaagtaCGCTCCCCTCGACCTCCGTGCCAAGCAGACCCGTGCCATCCGCCGCCGCCTATCACCCGATGAGAAGTCCCGCGTGCTcgagaagaccaagaagcGCACTGTCCACTTCCCTCAGCGCAAGTTCGCCATCAAG GCTTAA